A genomic stretch from Gavia stellata isolate bGavSte3 chromosome 24, bGavSte3.hap2, whole genome shotgun sequence includes:
- the TMEM250 gene encoding transmembrane protein 250 — protein sequence MPVIPIPRRVRSFHGPHTTCLHSACGPVRTTHLVRTKYNNFDIYLKSRWMYGFIRFLLYFSCSLFTSILWVALSILFCLQYLGIRIFLRFQYKLSIILLLLGRRRVDFSLMNELLIYGIHVTMLLVGGLGWCFMVFVDM from the coding sequence ATGCCTGTAATCCCCATTCCCCGCCGGGTCCGTTCGTTCCACGGCCCCCACACGACCTGCCTGCATTCGGCCTGTGGCCCGGTAAGGACCACTCACTTGGTGCGCACCAAGTACAACAATTTCGACATCTATCTCAAATCCCGATGGATGTATGGATTCATCCGTTTCCTGCTGTACTTCAGCTGCAGCCTGTTTACCTCCATCCTCTGGGTGGCACTCTCTATCTTGTTTTGCCTTCAGTACCTTGGCATCCGTATCTTTCTGCGTTTCCAGTACAAACTCTCCATCATCCTCCTCTTACTGGGGCGAAGGCGGGTAGACTTCAGCCTCATGAATGAACTGCTCATCTACGGAATTCATGTGACCATGCTGCTAGTGGGGGGGCTGGGATGGTGTTTCATGGTATTTGTGGatatgtaa